In a genomic window of Helianthus annuus cultivar XRQ/B chromosome 10, HanXRQr2.0-SUNRISE, whole genome shotgun sequence:
- the LOC110883342 gene encoding protein FAR1-RELATED SEQUENCE 2-like gives MAFNVDSVRQKFEDGFWKVYKFVEEHNLELVERPDKHFLPTEQHLTQLQKHVIHSMSKLNFGPVKAFNVMKTCFGSFEDVGASKVEFKNYKRYSMVFVPFTGIDNHHCNVTFGAALLASETADTYIWLLRVFLKAVGSQPEVVVTDQDPAMKKAISAVFVDTGHQLCMWHVMYKLSLKVGVRLCNSTNFKERICGVVWTDILTPEEFESEWEAVIAEFKLEDNDWLSDIFSLRKSWIPAYYRMEHMSGLMRMTSRSESENHFFGQVCNSKATLVEFMTHYETAIEAQRHTHPELIGVADCINQRYEDQPDGFVKFYVNDFQQLCTSLFELDPDVQSMMRDIIYSTEYTLNRLSGNKEELSLYKDHVQSYMKNVQDMQIVAPPASSRDRFAKITGQYKNDKNPIRVPVDYKSNSSGSRKRLKSKQEIAIDKKKSKSKPGAKER, from the exons ATGGCGTTTAACGTGGATTCTGTTCGACAAA AATTTGAGGATGGATTTTGGAAGGTGTATAAGTTTGTTGAGGAGCACAATCTTGAACTTGTTGAACGTCCTGATAAGCATTTTCTTCCAACTGAACAACACCTCACTCAGCTCCAAAAGCATGTTATACACAGCATGTCTAAGCTGAATTTCGGTCCTGTCAAggcgtttaatgttatgaagactTGTTTTGGCAGTTTTGAAGACGTGGGCGCAAGCAAAGTTGAATTTAAGAACTATAAGAG ATACTCTATGGTGTTTGTACCGTTCACTGGTATAGACAATCATCACTGCAATGTTACATTTGGTGCAGCATTGTTGGCGTCGGAAACTGCTGATACGTATATTTGGTTGTTAAGAGTTTTTCTTAAAGCTGTTGGTTCTCAACCAGAAGTTGTTGTCACTGACCAAGATCCAGCGATGAAGAAGGCTATTTCTGCTGTATTTGTTGACACGGGGCATCAGTTATGCATGTGGCATGTGATGTATAAACTTTCTCTGAAG GTTGGTGTTAGGCTATGCAATTCCACCAATTTTAAAGAACGTATCTGTGGTGTTGTGTGGACGGATATTCTCACACCTGAAGAGTTTGAATCAGAATGGGAAGCGGTTATTGCAGAATTCAAATTAGAAGATAATGACTGGCTATCTGATATTTTTTCACTTAGGAAATCTTGGATCCCTGCATACTATAGAATGGAGCATATGTCTGGTCTTATGCGAATGACATCCAGGTCAGAGAGTGAGAATCATTTTTTTGGTCAAGTGTGCAATTCGAAAGCTACTCTTGTTGAGTTCATGACGCATTATGAGACTGCAATAGAAGCACAGCGTCACACACATC CTGAGCTTATTGGAGTTGCGGATTGCATAAATCAACGTTATGAAGATCAGcctgatgggtttgttaagttttatgtAAATGACTTCCAACAGCTTTGTACATCCTTATTTGAG CTTGATCCTGATGTGCAAAGTATGATGCGAGATATTATTTATTCAACCGAATACACTTTGAACCGTTTATCTGGTAATAAAGAGGAgctatccttatacaaggatcatgTTCAATCTTATATGAAGAATGTTCAAGATATGCAGATTGTTGCTCCTCCCGCTAGTTCTAGGGATAGATTTGCCAAGATAACTGGTCAATATAAAAATGACAAGAATCCGATAAGAGTCCCTGTAGATTATAAATCCAACAGTTCTGGTTCTCGGAAGCGCCTGAAATCTAAACAGGAGATAGCAATCGACAAAAAGAAATCAAAGTCGAAACCCGGGGCCAAAGAAAGATAG